The following nucleotide sequence is from Oncorhynchus kisutch isolate 150728-3 linkage group LG29, Okis_V2, whole genome shotgun sequence.
TTTTACAATCTATGACAATCTCGCATTTGTACTTTTTTTCTAGCATATTCCTAGAATGGAGATGGGGGGGGATATATTTATTGCTGAATGTTAAATGAAACACACTTCCACTGACTGAAAATAAACTGACTGCTGCTTTTCACCACCATGCACCCATATACCTTGACCACAAGTACATGCAGAGGAGAGGTGTGGAAACATGTCAAGCAagggaataaaaataaaaacctggCAGCACTTCTATTGGGTGAGGAGGGGGGCAAGGTtggggaaatatcacatttaaactagaactactgtcttcttttacaTTTTTCAAACATACAAAATTACACTCAGAGTGTGAGAAACCGAAATGAGAGAAAATCCATTTGTGAGatgtctacgtgtctacgtgtctTTGTCAATGTGCCTTCATCTTACAGCCGTTGTGTTTTAAATCCTACTTATTAGTTTACTTTTGACCTAGACTCATCTGATGATTTCTTTTTTTGGTTATATTTTAGAATGTATATAACCAGTTTTGCAGGATTACCAATAATCATTTCAAATGCATTGTCAGAACCATTTACTCCAACATTTTTGACAGGTATGAAATTAACTTCCAAACCTGTTAGTGACATACTTCATAACAATCAACATTATTATCCTTATCCACAAGACCGAGCAGCACTCAACATTAGTGAATGAGACCCTTTAAAGTGATTAGTCATTACTGTAGACTTGCGTGTTGTCTGCTTGGTCTGGTGCGATAAGAATTCAGTGTCAATGGACATGAATCTGTGAATGAGGAAAATTGACAATTTGAGCAAGCGCTGCATAACTGCATGGAAAATAAGAATGGATATAAATATGTATTGATATCATGTTACTTCTCCTGCACAATAGGCATTACATAGGTTTCACACAACACACCTCTTAGAAAATGATGTCATCAAACAGAGCAAAATAGAACGTTTGCATATTTTGGCATTTTATGATCCTCCAAAGTTTCACAGCTACTTCTCTTGTATTGGTTTAGtatgttctgctctactctattctattctgttatattctgttctgttctccactGAGATTCCACTCTCATTTCTTTCTCTTTAGATGGGAGTGCTCAGAGGCAGAGCATGTTGGGTGTGTTCTTTAtgtccttggggggggggggggggcttagtcTTAGGGAAATATtttggtggagggagagggggagagagagaggggaagagggggcaGAGGGGTGGGTGGAAGTCCTGAGATGCTGTGCGAACCTTTACTTTGGCCACAGGGACACAATGGACaggtgaggaggatgaggaggaggcatGGGTGATGGGAGAAAGATATACATTCATGGGATGTTCTTGCTTTTAGTTTTGTCTCTTTGCATTGAGCCACTATCACTGATGGCAGGGATATCTCCAGACCAACTGAGAAACTGGCCAACGACATTTCTTCTTCAGAATCAGCCAGGACAAGGAGGCTACCATGAGACAAACCTTACCCTGGTGGGACCAGTAAGGAGCCAGGAGACAAACCATACCCTGTTGGTACAAGGAGGGGGCCAGGAGACAAACCTTACCCTGTTGGTACAAGGAGGGGGCCAGGAGACAAACCTTACCCTGTTGGTACAAGGAGGGGGCCAGCAGACAAACCTTACCCTGTTGGTACAAGGAGGGGGCCAGGAGACAAACCTTACCTTGTTGGTACAAGGAGGGGGCCAGGAGACAAACCTTACCCTGTTGGTACAAGGAGGGGGCCTGGAGACAAACCTTACCCTGTTGGTACAAGGAGGGGGCCAGGAGGCAAACCTTACCCTGTTGGTACAAGGAGGGGGCCAGGAGACAAACCTTACCCTGTTGGTACAAGGAGGGGGCCAGGAGACAAACCTTACCCTGTTGGTACAAGGAGGGGGCCAGGAGACAAACCTTACCCTGTTGGTACAAGGAGGGGGCAGGAAACAAACCTTACCCTGTTGGTACAAGGAGGAGGCCAGGAAACTAACCTTACCCTGTTGGTACAAGGAGGAGGCCAGGAAACGAACCTTACCCTGTTGGTACAAGGAGGGGGCCAGGAAACAAAGGTGGGGCAGATGTAAACACACATCAAGCAATGACATGCAGAACTCTCTACCCAACATAACTCTGTACCCAACATAACTCTCTACCCAACATAACTCTCTACCCAACATAactctctaccctctaccctgcgCAACCCTGGAACCCAGGCTGATCTTCACTGTGCACCTGCAGCTTTCCTCTACTGATACAATTGCTTTGGCGCCCAAGATAGCAACCAGTTGGTTGGTACAACAACACATTAGGACTTGtaacactcacacacgcacaagcaTAGCTGTAcacaaaatcccccccccccccccacacagacacacacacacacatacgcacacaaacACGTGAGTACACGCActtacgcacacacaaacactcctccCCACTCAGAGAGCAAGGACCTGCGTTGCATTGATCAGATTTTCTACTGGAGAGTCCCAAAATGATAAACCCTATAGGTGAATTATATTCATGTAAACATACACCTTATGATTAAGTGGTTTATATTGCATGATGTGGAAGGGGAGGGGTAATGTTCAAATGGGGCTCGACTCCCAGAAGAACGCAGCCTGAAAAGAAGAAAAAACAAAGCCCAAAAAAGAAAACAACAGAGGAAACATGTATAAGAAATGATGTCCATATAAGAAAGGCTACAAAAACTTCCACTGGCCCTCTGCCATCGGAATACATCAAAAGGCACCACAATATTACTCAATGTTTGAAGTTGTGAAAAAATTGGCACGTCTTTTTATACTGTAAATCAAAATGTACATATAAATAGAGTTTTCCCTATAAAAAAGTCTTTGCTGTTAACTAGTAGACAACTTTTgctaaaaatgaaaataaatatttcaTTTGTTTAGAATatctgtcagttatataaaataaaaatattttgtatAGGTGCAGGTTTATACTATATTGATTTTCGTTGGTAGCTCATCTTCTTTCTTTAATGCGGTACATTGTCCGGTTTGGACCGTGAGTGCGTCTCTCTGGTCTGTACAGTCCCACGTGCACCGTGCCGCCCCGAAGAGTGTGACTGAGAAGTCCTACTGTTGGCCGGCCTGCAGATGGTGGAGGGCTCCGCATTCATATTCTGCATACTGAGGAAGGGCGTGCTCTCACCCTCCCCCTCCGACTCGCTGTCCATCAGGCAGCTGCGAGAGCCGTAGTCCTGTGACGCCTCGTATCCTCTCGGCGCTACGTAGCCGTTCTGTCTGGACCTCCGCAAGCGCCGACCCCCAACACCACCACTGCCGGTCCCACTTTTCTTTGGTTGTTCACGGGAGGAGAGGTACTCCTGTGTGGTCTCGTAGTCTTCTTCCTCAGCCAGCCTGTAGGGACTAGAGGGCAGGCTGCCCGTGCTGTCGTTCAGGTAGGTGCAGCGCTGCTGCCGGTAGGGCTCTTGGCGCTGGACGTCATGCAGGGGCACCTGGTAGCGCCGCAGCAGAGGCTGGTCATTCTCCGGGGGGTAGGGGGTGTGGGCGGCGGGTGGCAGGGACATGGCCTGGCTGGTGTTGGGGGAGGTGATCTGGAAGGAAGGCACCTGCGGGGACAGCGAGTAAAAGAAGTCCACTGGAGACAGGCGGGCCGGCGTTGTCAGGGCTGACACATACCTGTAGTGAGGGGGAAGGTAGGGTGGGGAGTGGGGAGCggggaggagaaggacagggagagagaggaccaggCCAAACAGCAGCAGCCCAGTTAGATGTCATGTCTAACAGAATGATGTGGGACAGGGACCCTCATCCACAAACAGCAGTAAGAGACATTATTGAGTTAGTGTGCAGGTTTGTCAGTTGTGGGTGGATGGTGTTTGTGAAATCCTGCTTGCTCAGTTTTCTACATCTTTGTTATGTTATTGAATGTGTTTAATGGTTAATGTGACCTTTAGCCTTACAGAGGGCTATATCTAAGGAAaacataagtgtgtgtgttgtgctgagTTTTGAGATGCTGTTTTATGTTTACAGTACAGTCCCTCTACCTTCATATGTTCTATGGCACTAGGGAAAAACATAGTACCCCCTTTAGGAAAAAGCATCTGAAAGATCCAAAGGCAAATCTAAAATAAAGTGAATCACTGTTCCACTGTAATCCTGTTAAGTTTAGCACTGCGATGCTGCCTGGTACTACTGTTCAGTCAAATGTTCATTATAGATTACTGTAGCCATTTATAGATGAGCTCACTCTCACTAACTCAAACACTCTAAAACAAACATCTTAAATCTGCAATATGTacctttttgggcgacctgaccaaattcacatacaAATGTAATTATAGCAAATCTAAGAGGCGGTAAATCGGTTCTATGTACgtcatttctatgcttcccgttcttgaATATTTAACTTTCGgcttttgtacaccagcttcaaacagctgaaaatacaatatttttggtggtggaaaatatatttcacagtggtttagatggtacaatgattctctacactatacttgatTGTTATGTCACATAAACTTAAATTAagtgaactattagaattttagcataCCAGGGAATGGCCATTTCAGCATGGTGCATCTTGAAATGAGAAATGATTGTGGTTTCCAGCTAAAATGACTAAATAAAAGTTATGTACACTTCTCTAAACCTCCTGTGAAGATGAAGATGTGTCCCTACAATAACATCTGTGCTCAATCTTTAGGCATACAGCAACCCAGGGCGAAGATCACAGAAGAGTTGACAACCACAGCCACACCAAAGATCTGCTAGCTAGAGCTCCACCCCAGAGATCAGATCTGTTGTTCTACTCTCCTTGTCTTAATGAAGTCCTTACGGTATCCACCCTCCTGTTTAGCTGCCTTACAGATTTAggagagtatagtacagtacagtacagtaagctTGACCCAGCAGATTCTTCACTTGAGAAATACATCTGCCTGTGGCCACCTCCTGACGGATTTTATCCTCAAAAGACTCCTAACTTTAGTACAGCATCTGGATGTATAACTTAACTTGTATATACCTACCTTATCCTTCTTTTATCAGAACATGACACAAGAACAGTATACATTTCAAGACCTGGATGTCCTACAGTTAGTGGTGTAAAACActcaagtaaaaatactttaaagtacttcttaagtagttttttgtggtatctgtactttactttactatttactgtttttgacaacttttacttttccTTCCCTACGTTCCCTAAAGATaataatgtactttctactccatacattttccctgacacccaaaagtactagttacaatttgaatgcttagcaggacaggaaaattgtccaattcacactctttaaaataaaatccctggtcatccctactgcctctgatctggtggattcaCTAAACGCAAATGCTTCaattgtaaattatgtctgagtgctggagtgtgcccctggctatccgtaaatttaaaaaacaagaaaattgttccggctggtttgcttaatgtaaggatttttaaatgatttatacttttacttttaatacttaagtatattttagaaatTGCATTTACTttggatacttaagtatatttaaaaccaaatactttttgacttttactcaagtattttactgggtgactttcacttttatttgagTACTTTTGTATTACTgtatcttttacttttactcaagtatgacagttgggttatttttccaccactgcctacagtaggcctatctcATCATGTCTGGCTATGGTAGAGTAGTATTTGCCATTGACTCTTTCAAAGTGCCCTCGCTGGCCTCCAGGGGCCGATAGAGAGCCAGCTGTAAAACGAGGCCTCCTAAGGTGGGCACTAGAACATCCCCCAGTGCCATAACCACAGAGAGGGCCTGTTCCCTTCCCACCTGTCGCTGTGTGGAGAGTCCCCCAGCGAATCGAACGAGTCTTCATACTGCAGGCCCGGCCGGTGGGGCACAGTAGAGCCACAGTGTGCGGCACGCCTGGCCCTGGCCTCCATGCACGCAGGACTGTTGCACCTACTGGTCCCCACGGAGGACGACATCATGCCTGGTGAGTCTGAGAGGACACTGTCAGTCCGCTCCAGGCTCCATGTCCGCTCCTCGTGTCTGAGACAAGAGAGGACCAAAACATAGTGTTCAACCAGGATATGGTCCGGtgtgtagttcagtgtgtatTTTTCTGTGTGTCAAAAAATGTACCTGTGATGTGTGTAGTGAGGGGGATGTTGACGGGTTACCTGTGAGTGGATGAATGGGCATGGGTAGAGGAGTTGTGAGATCTGGAGGACGCATGGCTGCCTGGGAACGAGTCCTCTGGTACATGCCCTATGACTCGCTCCGTTGCAGGCACATTCTTAGAGATGtactaaaacacacagaggaAAGTGTTGGAGAGATGGTATGGAGGGGAATTGTGTAACTGCCCATCTTCATGTTGAACTTTACGTACAATACCATCACAAAGACTGTTGCTAAATCAGTGACACATTTGAAACGCCACTGATTGACCATGTGTGTGTTCTGAAAGGAGAGGTTTAGTTACTGTTGGAAGTTAACCTGTGACCTCGCTATCCTTCAAGAGAGTACTCATGCTCCACTAAAGGAATGTAAAATAATGTATGCTATGAAACTCATACGAAAACAACCCATTCACACTTCCATTCATTCACTAATTGATGACAGAAAAGTCAGTAAGGGGATCGATGGATATGTGCCACTCACATCTACCATGGGTATCTCCTCAGGGCCAGGTCCTGGGTGATTGGGTCCGTTCGCTAGGTTCCGGTTTGGGTGATCTGCACACATGTTCTGCTGCAGGTGATTGTGcatcttcttcctctgtctcctgtGGAGGAGAATACCCCAGTCACTCTCATAGCACTGGAGCTGAGTCAACAGTCTATGCTAGGGTCTATCTAACACACCTATACTGTCCTGGGCTGACTTACTTGGTTTTGCAGTaggccaccacacacacaatgccCACCACCAGCAGAGCCACGCAGATCCCCGTGATTGTCAGGACTCTTTTCTGGTAGAGCTCTTCAGcttctgtgcacacacacacacacacacacacacacacacacacacacacacacacacacacacacacacacacacacacacacacacacacacacacacacacacacacacacacacacacacacacacacacacacaacacacacacacacagagagagagagacaggtacgaAAATAAAACTACAACATCAGTCCCTTGAAGGAGTAAGTTTAGACATCATGGACATCCTTTACACCATGTCTCTGATGCCCTCCTGTCTCCCACAGCTTTTACACTCCTACACTAAGCAGATGTTGCTCACTCTCTTTACATGTATCAAAGTAGACATACTGTATGGATGTGTTGAAGGCTCTGAACATGAATTAGATTACAGTGAAACTCCAACCCTTCATTGTAATGGCTGTTGAACAAAAGCCAGTTGACACTAGTAAATATTCATAAATATTACTGGAATCATTATTGTTTCAACATCCTTAATCAAAAAAGATGCCTGGGGGAAAAGCATTCACTAGAAATATGCTAGACATTTCTAAATTTAGATGACTGGCATTAACTGGGAATTTGTACAGTATTCACTAGAGATGTAGATGATTACATTTGTTTTAATTACTGCAGCATTGTGTGTTGCTCGTTGTGAATGGCTGGGCTTGGTTTACTGTAACACATGTCACTGGTACGGATCACTGTAACGATCTAAAATGGAGGTCCGCCCAAAACAGGTTGGCACAGAAAAGATGTCCCAAATCTGCTACTCTGATTGTAGGAGTGCCTCATTCATCCAAGAGGTCTCTACTGACTGAAAGTCCATCAGATCAACACTCATCTACACAGAGGCCGCTCATCCTCTCACTGTCTATTCTGCTAGAGCATTTTATACAGAGGCACTCACACAAGCAGAACCACAGGTAAGGGGTCTCTGCAGGCTTTAAACATGCTCTGCATTCAATGCCTTCAAATATAAAACaaataaattaagattttttaaTTTTCTTTTACTTTTGTTATTACATGCATTGTTACTTCTGGTTTTTGTGATCAACAAAAAAATTAACTAAAACAGATTTTGAACCTCTTTGCTTTCCCATAAAAATGTTCctgtgaggaggggaggatgTGGCTTAAccaggggagagtggagggaacGAGGGAGCAGACCAGGGGGAATAGGTAGTGGGCCTGTGATAAATAACGTAATAAAAATGTATTGCATTTTTACAGCTCCTCCCATATGAGGTTGCCTCACTCTCACCCACTTCCTCCATTCACCAGCAGCTGCAACAGCATGGGCTATTTTGACACTATAAATGAATCACCATGGATAGTATAAATAGCAATATTTCAGCCATATTGGTTGATATCTAGTGATGAAGAATTTTCCACGGTGACAGGAAACAGCAATATTGAAATTCTCTGAGTCTCACACAAATTTACCTGAATGTAGTTTGACTATTTTGTACAGTGAGGTCTCATAAGGAAATAGTAAACTATGGTATCACAGGACATTTCTTGGGAAAGGAGGTCCTTAAAGAACAGACTATTTCTTTACGCTCTAAATAAGGTATGACATGTTCATACCACAGTCACTTAATGAAAAAGAGTCTAGACACACAATGCATTCTACTTTTACAGACAGTTTTAAACCAAAGTAAAGTAATTGATGGACACAGGTAGAACAGAGCAGGTTGACTTACAAACATCTACAGTGAGGTTTCAAATGAGAGGTGGATAGAGGTTATAGGTTAGAGGTTAGACGTTAGAGGTTACAGGTAAGAGGTGGAATGTTGAGGGGATGAGAAGAATGACACAGTTAAGATGAGCAGCATGGatgttggggtggggtggggggataGTCAACTGTAAACCTGGCATAGCATGCTAacaggaggcagaggaggggagAACATAAAGCAAATCTTGGAGGAATATCCTGCCTGGTTATGGTTGATAGAGAGGAACAGGGATGTCCTATTTGCAGCACTCATCCTGATGTCCTGTCTGTGTCTCAATGATGCGGCAATGGATTCTCACATTGGCTAATACAAGTTGAAACATGGTACAGCTCACACCGCTTTTTAATAGGTGTATCAttaaaccgtgtgtgtgtgtgtgtgtgtgtgtgtgtgtgtgtgtgtgtgtgtgtgtgtgtgtgtgtgtgtgtgtgtgtgtgtgtgtgtgtgtgtgtgtgtgtgtgtgtgtgtgtgtgtgtgtgtgtgtgtgtgtgtgtgtgtgtgtgtgtgtgcatatatacaagagaaagagagagaatgagagagagagagagcaagagagagagagagagaggtgaatttgtgtgtgtatgtgtgtcttttcaGTGTCTAAGGAAGGATTAGAAGTGATACAACTCTTACTGAGTAATGTAATCAAATTCACACTAGTGTTAACACAAACCCGGTGTGTGCTAAAGGAATCACATGAAACTAAGCACTGTTTATTCTGAAGTAAACAGTAGAGACATGGAGGCTCACAAAGATTAGTCTGATGTCATCAACCCCAGAGAGAAGATTCCAGAGGGAGTcagaggatagatggagggggaaTCTACTCCATGAAtagaggatagatggagggggaaTCTACTCCCTGAATAGAGGATAGACGGAGGGGGAATCTACTCCGTGATGAGAGGACAGATGGAGGGGAAGTCTACTACCTGAAGAATCACAGATGAGAGGATAGATGAGAGGGTAGATACTCCCTGATGAGAGGATAAATAGAGGGCGAATCTACTCCCTGAAtagaggatagatggagggggaaTCTACTCCCTGAATAGAGGATAGACGGAGGGGAATCTACTCCCTGAAtagaggatagatggagggggaatctactccctgaagagaggatagatggagggggaatctactccctgaatagaggatagatggagggggaatctactccctgaatagaggatagatggagggggaatctactccctgaatagaggatagatggagggggaaTCTACTCCCTGAATAGAGGATAGACAGAGGGGGAAATCTACTCCCTGAagagaggatagatggagggggaatctactccctgaatagaggatagatggagggggaatctactccctgaatagaggatagatggagggggaatctactccctgaatagaggatagatggagggggaaTCTACTCCCTGAATAGAGGATAGACGGAGGGGGAATCTACTCCCTGAAtagaggatagatggagggggaaTCTACTCCCTGAAGAGAGGATAGACGGAGGGGGAATCTACTCCCTGAATAGAGGATAGACGGAGGGGGAATCTACTCCCTGAAtagaggatagatggagggggaaTCTACTCCCTGAAGAGAGGATAGACGGAGGGGGAATCTAGTCCCTGAagagaggatagatggagggggaaTCTACTCCCTGAAGAGAGGATAGACGGAGGGGGAATCTACTCCCTGAATAGAGGATATATGGAGGGGGAATCTACTCCCTGAAtagaggatagatggagggggaatctactccctgaatagaggatagatggagggggaaTCTACTCCCTGAATAGAGGATAGACGGAGGGGGAATCTACTCCCTGAAtagaggatagatggagggggaaTCTACTCCCTGAAGAGAGGATAGACGGAGGGGGAATCTACTCCCTGAATAGAGGATAGACGGAGGGGGAATCTACTCCCTGAAtagaggatagatggagggggaaTCTACTCCCTGAAGAGAGGATAGACGGAGGGGGAATCTACTCCCTGAagagaggatagatggagggggaaTCTACTCCCTGAAGAGAGGATAGACGGAGGGGGAATCTACTCCCTGAATAGAGGATATATGGAGGGGGAATCTACTCCCTGAAtagaggatagatg
It contains:
- the nrg2a gene encoding pro-neuregulin-2, membrane-bound isoform isoform X3, which gives rise to MSEGRKKEKKGRTSGGKRARKEERERKEKELSDPTTANAPKLKRLRNLMVEEGSRLTVKCEATGNPSPTYKWFKDGSELKKSRDVKIKSSQKNSRVQISRAKLEHSGNYTCVAENLLGNSNSTSTVHVQSITTTPSPGSGHARRCNDSEKAYCVNGGDCYFIHGINQFSCKCPDGFFGQRCLQTEPLRLRMPNPYKKAEELYQKRVLTITGICVALLVVGIVCVVAYCKTKRQRKKMHNHLQQNMCADHPNRNLANGPNHPGPGPEEIPMVDYISKNVPATERVIGHVPEDSFPGSHASSRSHNSSTHAHSSTHRHEERTWSLERTDSVLSDSPGMMSSSVGTSRCNSPACMEARARRAAHCGSTVPHRPGLQYEDSFDSLGDSPHSDRYVSALTTPARLSPVDFFYSLSPQVPSFQITSPNTSQAMSLPPAAHTPYPPENDQPLLRRYQVPLHDVQRQEPYRQQRCTYLNDSTGSLPSSPYRLAEEEDYETTQEYLSSREQPKKSGTGSGGVGGRRLRRSRQNGYVAPRGYEASQDYGSRSCLMDSESEGEGESTPFLSMQNMNAEPSTICRPANSRTSQSHSSGRHGARGTVQTRETHSRSKPDNVPH
- the nrg2a gene encoding pro-neuregulin-2, membrane-bound isoform isoform X2, with protein sequence MRLDSVHLSMLVIGVSFACYSPSLNSLQDQAYNSAVVIEGKVQSAPLNDSVEAYSVNVKVLDLWPRNSGGLEREQLVTVGEFGSEALCTTVIKNHKYIFFMDPTDEPLVFKASYAPIDTRGNNLKKDVGRILCENCANAPKLKRLRNLMVEEGSRLTVKCEATGNPSPTYKWFKDGSELKKSRDVKIKSSQKNSRVQISRAKLEHSGNYTCVAENLLGNSNSTSTVHVQSITTTPSPGSGHARRCNDSEKAYCVNGGDCYFIHGINQFSCKCPNDFTGDRCQNYVMASFYQAEELYQKRVLTITGICVALLVVGIVCVVAYCKTKRQRKKMHNHLQQNMCADHPNRNLANGPNHPGPGPEEIPMVDYISKNVPATERVIGHVPEDSFPGSHASSRSHNSSTHAHSSTHRHEERTWSLERTDSVLSDSPGMMSSSVGTSRCNSPACMEARARRAAHCGSTVPHRPGLQYEDSFDSLGDSPHSDRYVSALTTPARLSPVDFFYSLSPQVPSFQITSPNTSQAMSLPPAAHTPYPPENDQPLLRRYQVPLHDVQRQEPYRQQRCTYLNDSTGSLPSSPYRLAEEEDYETTQEYLSSREQPKKSGTGSGGVGGRRLRRSRQNGYVAPRGYEASQDYGSRSCLMDSESEGEGESTPFLSMQNMNAEPSTICRPANSRTSQSHSSGRHGARGTVQTRETHSRSKPDNVPH
- the nrg2a gene encoding pro-neuregulin-2, membrane-bound isoform isoform X1; translated protein: MRLDSVHLSMLVIGVSFACYSPSLNSLQDQAYNSAVVIEGKVQSAPLNDSVEAYSVNVKVLDLWPRNSGGLEREQLVTVGEFGSEALCTTVIKNHKYIFFMDPTDEPLVFKASYAPIDTRGNNLKKDVGRILCENCANAPKLKRLRNLMVEEGSRLTVKCEATGNPSPTYKWFKDGSELKKSRDVKIKSSQKNSRVQISRAKLEHSGNYTCVAENLLGNSNSTSTVHVQSITTTPSPGSGHARRCNDSEKAYCVNGGDCYFIHGINQFSCKCPDGFFGQRCLQTEPLRLRMPNPYKKAEELYQKRVLTITGICVALLVVGIVCVVAYCKTKRQRKKMHNHLQQNMCADHPNRNLANGPNHPGPGPEEIPMVDYISKNVPATERVIGHVPEDSFPGSHASSRSHNSSTHAHSSTHRHEERTWSLERTDSVLSDSPGMMSSSVGTSRCNSPACMEARARRAAHCGSTVPHRPGLQYEDSFDSLGDSPHSDRYVSALTTPARLSPVDFFYSLSPQVPSFQITSPNTSQAMSLPPAAHTPYPPENDQPLLRRYQVPLHDVQRQEPYRQQRCTYLNDSTGSLPSSPYRLAEEEDYETTQEYLSSREQPKKSGTGSGGVGGRRLRRSRQNGYVAPRGYEASQDYGSRSCLMDSESEGEGESTPFLSMQNMNAEPSTICRPANSRTSQSHSSGRHGARGTVQTRETHSRSKPDNVPH